One window of the Rhipicephalus sanguineus isolate Rsan-2018 chromosome 2, BIME_Rsan_1.4, whole genome shotgun sequence genome contains the following:
- the LOC119381246 gene encoding cytochrome P450 2W1: MNLLPICTSSIFTIAITGLLAAILALLLRSTAKGRSRKTPPGPPSWPLLGRLNFSSYRFPLKESVEWSKKYGPVVCLKQGSVDIVILSDYEQIKEIFSKPELLDRPSNWGLSSAEKGFSTFSGQQWKENRDFTMRALAKLGVGSDIMRQHIQVWGNTMRALR; the protein is encoded by the exons AACCTGCTACCAATATGCACAAGTTCAATATTCACTATCGCTATCACGGGGCTACTAGCGGCAATTCTGGCATTGTTGCTGCGCTCTACAGCGAAGGGCCGCTCTCGCAAGACACCGCCCGGACCACCATCATGGCCTCTACTCGGAAGATTGAACTTCTCATCTTACCGCTTTCCCTTGAAGGAATCGGTTGAGTGGTCGAAAAAGTACGGCCCAGTTGTCTG CTTGAAACAAGGTTCCGTGGACATCGTGATACTGAGTGATTATGAGCAGATTAAGGAAATTTTCTCCAAGCCGGAACTGCTGGATCGCCCATCCAATTGGGGACTCAGCTCCGCAGAAAAAG GTTTCTCCACTTTCAgtggacaacaatggaaagaaaACAGGGACTTCACCATGCGAGCGTTGGCGAAGCTTGGAGTCGGAAGTGACATCATGCGGCAGCACATACAGGTTTGGGGCAATACAATGAGAGCACTTCGTTAG
- the LOC125757363 gene encoding uncharacterized protein LOC125757363: MSTHRSHINSMCQFLLGYRYDLDDPRFAPLQEAVSAFKLQTAAAPIEHRAAWLRRTLIETLWPSSISANRRHKISKLNAVLRELVQTNENTKNSGRAASYIDLYMEKISEAEEHQKKYFRAT; the protein is encoded by the exons ATGTCCACGCACAGGAGCCACATCAACTCCATGTGTCAGTTCCTGCTGGGATACCGCTACGATTTAGACGATCCGCGGTTTGCCCCACTCCAAGAAGCTGTGTCGGCCTTTAAGCTACAGACAGCAGCTGCACCCATTGAACACAGAGCGGCTTGGTTGCGACGTACGCTGATCGAAACCCTCTGGCCCAGCTCCATCAGTGCAAACCGTCGGCATAAAATATCCAAACTCAACGCCGTGCTCAG AGAATTAGTTCAGACGAACGAGAATACCAAGAACAGTGGGCGTGCGGCAAGCTACATTGACCTGTACATGGAGAAGATCAGCGAAGCAGAGGAACACCAGAAAAAGTATTTCAGAGCTACGTAA
- the LOC119381247 gene encoding cytochrome P450 2U1: MVDVITGAATSGNYYLHWHLLNVASRPDTLQADLQREIDTVVGSDRLPGWEDHTSMPLTMATIWEMFRWKIATPFNIPRLVGNDMKMDDYDIRKDTVVFPNLMTVHRDPKLWKNPDEFDPSRFLNPDGTAKTTKPDGLVTFSIGRRSCPAENIALVEVFLYLTTLLQQFRILPEDDKPIIITPFGPSPELIDTRLRFFRRTEK; the protein is encoded by the exons ATGGTTGACGTGATCACGGGCGCGGCCACCAGCGGCAACTATTACCTCCACTGGCACCTGCTCAACGTAGCCAGCCGCCCTGACACGCTGCAAGCTGATTTGCAACGAGAGATTGACACCGTCGTAGGCAGTGATCGCTTGCCAGGCTGGGAAGACCACACCTCCATGCCACTCACCATGGCCACTATATGGGAGATGTTCCGCTGGAAAATTGCCACACCATTCAACATACCACGCTT aGTGGGCAACGACATGAAAATGGATGACTACGATATTAGAAAGGACACTGTAGTATTTCCAAACCTGATGACGGTCCACAGGGACCCTAAATTGTGGAAAAACCCTGACGAATTTGACCCGTCGCGCTTCTTGAATCCTGACGGCACAGCCAAGACAACGAAACCTGATGGTCTGGTTACTTTTTCCATTG GGAGGAGGTCCTGTCCGGCAGAAAACATAGCCCTAGTCGAGGTGTTCCTTTATCTGACCACGCTGCTGCAACAATTCCGCATACTTCCGGAAGACGACAAGCCAATCATCATAACACCCTTTGGCCCGTCACCAGAACTAATAGACACGAGGCTACGCTTTTTTCGACGcaccgagaaataa